In a single window of the Gadus chalcogrammus isolate NIFS_2021 chromosome 20, NIFS_Gcha_1.0, whole genome shotgun sequence genome:
- the hao2 gene encoding hydroxyacid oxidase 2, translated as MALVCLTDFEEYAKEHLSKATWDYYAAGADECCTRDDNLLAYKRIRLRPRILRDVSVSDTRTTVQGTEISFPVGIAPTAFHCLAWHEGEVATARATEAVNTCYITSTYSTCSVEEIVAAAPNGFRWFQLYVYRDRKLSEQIVARVEALGYKALVLTVDVPYTGKRRNDIRNQFKLPPHLKVKNLDGMFQVTEFTDSEEYGIPANTLDPSISWKDIYWLQSLTRLPIIIKGILTKEDAELAVEHGVQGIIVSNHGGRQLDGGPATIDVLSEIVETVQGRIEVYLDGGIRTGSDVLKALALGAKCVFIGRPAVWGLAYKGEEGVREVLQILNDEFRLSMALSGCRNVAEINRNLIQFAKL; from the exons ATGGCACTAGTGTGCCTCACAGACTTTGAGGAGTATGCCAAGGAGCACCTGTCCAAGGCCACCTGGGACTACTACGCTGCCGGGGCGGACGAGTGCTGCACCCGCGACGACAACCTGTTGGCCTACAAACG GATCCGTCTCAGGCCCCGCATCCTGAGAGACGTATCGGTGAGTGACACCCGGACCACGGTGCAAGGCACCGAGATCAGCTTCCCGGTGGGAATAGCACCGACAGCCTTCCACTGCCTGGCTTGGCACGAGGGCGAGGTCGCCACAGCCAGAG CCACGGAGGCGGTCAACACCTGCTACATCACCAGCACCTACTCCACCTGCTCCGTGGAGGAGATAGTCGCCGCGGCGCCCAATGGCTTCCGCTGGTTCCAGCTGTACGTGTACCGCGACCGCAAGCTGTCGGAGCAGATCGTCGCGCGTGTTGAGGCGCTCGGCTACAAGGCGCTGGTGCTGACCGTCGATGTACCTTACACCGGCAAGCGGCGCAACGACATACGCAACCAGTTCAAACTGCCGCCGCACCTCAAGGTCAAAAACCTAGACGGGATGTTCCAGGTCACG GAGTTTACGGATTCCGAGGAGTATGGGATCCCAGCCAACACCCTGGACCCATCCATTAGCTGGAAGGACATCTACTGGCTCCAGTCCCTCACCCGCCTGCCAATCATCATCAAGGGCATCCTGACCAAGGAGGATGCCGAGCTGGCCGTGGAGCACGGCGTCCAGGGGATCATAGTGTCCAATCACGGGGGGAGGCAGCTGGACGGCGGCCCAGCCACG ATCGATGTGCTGTCTGAGATTGTGGAAACGGTGCAGGGGAGGATCGAGGTCTACCTGGACGGCGGGAtcaggacaggaagtgatgtgttGAAGGCCCTGGCCTTGGGAGCCAAGTGTGTGTTCATTGGCAGACCAGCCGTGTGGGGGCTTGCCTACAAG ggagaggaaggagtTAGAGAGGTCCTGCAGATACTCAATGATGAGTTTCGCTTGTCAATGGCTCTGTCTG GATGCAGGAATGTTGCGGAGATTAACCGGAACCTGATTCAGTTCGCAAAGCTCTGA
- the si:rp71-68n21.9 gene encoding kelch-like protein 9, which translates to MGGGGNDSGPSRLHRTLSRFGSRHSRDPQRQAREAPRPPPEDPPAPPPRPPAAQAERPAPPSPGPKPALAPKPQASALAERPPKQSTSKPKPRLPPRPLSKLFTSNKHGENLLQGLDCFRGDTTLCDVILVAGDASETFPVHRVIMASASDYFKAMFTGGMREQEMEEIKLHGVTRAGLKNVIDFIYTSRVNLNMANLQDTLEAANFLQVMPVLGFCNQLLSSEITVDNCVEVERVAVDLLLEDVQENIGEFVIQNLCELVQSGRYLELSARGMAQALASDSLKGFSEMELYGIARAWLNHDAPCRRASIYTLMRHIRFPLMTPGQLIQISQCEDEGDEEGGGAGSAAGKETLMRSDAACVSLLLEASNYQMMPFLQPTLQTERTRIRSDATHLLALGGVMRQQLVVSRELRLYDGESGLWRALEPMVVPRYQHGVALLGGFLFIVGGQSTYDTKGKTALDCAYRYDPRFDRWLQIASLNAKRTFFHLSALKGQLYAVGGRNLSGEIDSVECYNLKRNDWTLVSHMSEPHYGHAGSVHGDLMYVSGGITRDTFQKQLWSYDPAADAWTRRADMMELRGLHCMCAVEDRLYVMGGNHFGSTSDYDDVLSCEFYSPAADQWTAVAPMPRGQSDVGVTLFEGRVYVVGGYSWNSRCMVDIVQCYDPEQDAWDRVFNVLEPLGGIRACTMRVHVPEDCVDEARIQDCPLPTAKS; encoded by the exons ATGgg CGGGGGTGGGAACGACAGTGGACCCAGCAGGCTCCACAGGACACTGTCCCGTTTTGGGAGCAGACACTCCCGGGACCCCCAGAGACAGGCCCGGGAGGCCCCCAGGCCGCCTCCAGAGGACCCACCAGCTCCGCCGCCGAGACCCCCTGCTGCCCAAG ctgaaaggcCCGCTCCTCCGAGCCCAGGACCCAAGCCGGCACTAGCCCCTAAACCTCAGGCCTCTGCTCTTGCTGAGAGGCCACCCAAGCAGTCAACTTCTAAACCAAAGCCCAGGCTTCCACCAAGGCCTCTGTCAAAGTTGTTTACCAGCAACAAGCATGGTGAAAACCTCCTGCAG GGTTTGGATTGTTTCCGCGGCGACACAACCCTGTGTGATGTCATCCTGGTTGCCGGCGACGCCAGCGAGACCTTCCCTGTTCACCGGGTCATCATGGCCTCCGCCAGCGACTACTTCAAAGCCATGTTCACCG GAGGCATGCGggagcaggagatggaggagatcaAGCTCCATGGCGTGACCAGGGCCGGTCTGAAGAACGTCATAGACTTCATCTACACCTCCAGGGTCAACCTCAACATGGCCAACCTGCAGGACACTCTGGAGGCGGCCAACTTCCTTCAGGTCATGCCCGTGTTGGGCTTCTGCAATCAGCTGCTGAGCAGCGAG atcacGGTGGATAACTGTGTGGAGGTGGAGCGTGTGGCAGTTGATCTGCTGCTGGAGGATGTGCAGGAGAACATAG GTGAGTTTGTGATCCAGAACCTGTGTGAGCTGGTGCAGAGCGGCCGCTACCTGGAGCTGTCGGCCAGAGGCATGGCCCAGGCCCTGGCCAGTGACTCCCTGAAGGGCTTCTCAGAGATGGAGCTGTACGGCATCGCCCGCGCCTGGCTCAACCACGACGCGCCCTGCCGCCGGGCCTCCATCTACACCCTGATGCGGCACATCCGCTTCCCCCTCATGACCCCCGGCCAGCTGATCCAGATCTCCCAGTGCGAGGAcgagggggacgaggagggaggaggggcggggtcGGCGGCGGGCAAGGAGACGCTGATGCGCAGCGACGCGGCGTGCGtcagcctgctgctggaggccaGCAACTACCAGATGATGCCCTTCCTGCAGCCCACGCTGCAGACCGAGCGCACGCGCATCCGCTCAGACGCCACGCACCTGCTGGCGCTGGGGGGCGTGATGCGGCAGCAGCTGGTGGTCAGCCGCGAGCTGAGGCTCTACGACGGGGAGAGCGGGTTGTGGAGGGCCCTGGAGCCCATGGTGGTCCCTCGCTACCAGCATGGGGTGGCCCTGCTGGGGGGCTTCCTCTTCATAGTGGGAG gCCAGAGCACCTACGACACCAAGGGGAAGACGGCGCTGGACTGCGCGTACCGCTACGACCCGCGCTTCGACCGCTGGCTGCAGATCGCCTCGCTCAACGCCAAGAGGACCTTCTTCCACCTGAGCGCCCTGAAGGGCCAGCTGTACGCCGTGGGGGGGAGGAACCTGTCTGGGGAGATCG ACAGCGTGGAGTGTTACAACCTGAAGAGGAATGATTGGACATTAGTGAGTCACATGTCTGAACCTCACTACGGACACGCTGGATCTGTGCACGGTGACCTCATGTATGTCTCAG gCGGCATCACCAGGGACACCTTCCAGAAGCAGCTGTGGAGCTACGACCCGGCGGCCGACGCCTGGACACGCCGCGCCGACATGATGGAGCTGCGGGGGCTGCACTGCATGTGCGCGGTGGAGGACCGCCTCTACGTCATGGGGGGCAACCACTTCGGCTCCACCAGCGACTACGACGACGTGCTGAGCTGCGAGTTCTACAGCCCCGCGGCGGACCAGTGGACGGCAGTGGCCCCCATGCCCCGGGGCCAAAGCGACGTGGGGGTCACCTTGTTCGAGGGGAGGGTCTACGTGGTGGGGGGGTACTCCTGGAACAGCCGCTGCATGGTGGACATCGTGCAGTGCTACGACCCCGAGCAGGACGCGTGGGACAGGGTGTTCAACGTGCTGGAGCCCCTCGGGGGGATAAGGGCGTGCACCATGAGGGTGCACGTGCCAGAGGACTGCGTGGACGAGGCGCGGATACAGGACTGCCCGCTGCCCACCGCCAAGAGCTGA
- the hsd3b1 gene encoding hydroxy-delta-5-steroid dehydrogenase, 3 beta- and steroid delta-isomerase 1 has protein sequence MSLSGDVCLVTGAVGFLGRRLVKLLLEEEKLAEIRLLDQHIQPQLLQSLEEARGETRLSVLEGDIRDSDFLCRACRGVSVVFHIASLIDVIGALDYSELYTVNVKGTQLLLEACVRENVVSFVYTSSIEVAGPNPAGDPVVNGDEDTADASTLKFAYSRTKKEAERRSLEANGERLQNGGRLATVALRPMYIYGEGCRFLLGHMADGIANRDVLYRTSAREARVNPVYVGNAALAHLQAARSLRDVDRRAVAAGNVYYVSDDTPPVSYSDFNHAVMAPLGFRIQEKHMQPLWLLHVFCFLLEVLRFCLQPFKHIAPPLNRQLLVMLNTPFSFGYQKAKRDLGYAPRYTWEEARTRTMEWLADQLPKERERLRAK, from the exons ATGTCTCTGAGTGGGGACGTGTGTCTGGTGACTGGGGCGGTTGGGTTTTTGGGACGGAGGCTGGtcaagctgctgctggaggaggagaagctagCGGAGATCCGTCTGCTGGACCAGCACATCCAGCCTCAACTCCTACAGTCTCTGGAGG AGGCCCGGGGTGAGACCCGACTAAGTGTGCTCGAGGGGGACATCAGGGACAGTGACTTCCTGTGCCGGGCGTGCCGGGGCGTGTCCGTGGTCTTCCACATTGCATCGCTCATCGATGTCATCGGGGCGTTGGACTACAGCGAGCTGTACACCGTCAACGTAAAAG GCACCCAGCTCCTGTTGGAGGCGTGCGTACGGGAGAACGTTGTCTCCTTCGTCTACACCAGTAGCATCGAGGTGGCGGGACCCAACCCCGCCGGGGACCCCGTCGTCAACGGCGACGAAGACACGGCCGACGCCTCCACCCTCAAGTTCGCCTACAGCCGGACCAAGAAGGAGGCGGAGCGCCGGAGCCTGGAGGCCAACGGCGAGCGTCTGCAGAACGGCGGCCGCCTGGCCACCGTCGCACTCCGGCCCATGTACATCTACGGCGAGGGCTGCCGCTTCTTGCTGGGCCACATGGCCGACGGCATCGCCAACCGCGACGTGCTGTACCGCACCTCGGCGCGCGAGGCCCGGGTCAACCCCGTGTACGTGGGCAACGCCGCGCTCGCCCACCTCCAGGCGGCGCGCAGCCTCCGCGATGTGGACCGGCGCGCCGTCGCTGCGGGCAACGTCTACTACGTCTCCGATGACACGCCCCCCGTCAGCTACAGCGACTTCAACCACGCGGTGATGGCGCCGCTTGGCTTCCGCATCCAGGAGAAGCACATGCAGCCGTTGTGGCTGCTGCATGTATTTTGCTTCCTGCTGGAGGTGCTGAGGTTCTGTCTGCAGCCCTTTAAGCACATCGCCCCGCCCCTCAACCGGCAGCTGCTGGTGATGCTCAACACGCCGTTCAGCTTCGGCTACCAGAAGGCCAAGAGAGACCTAGGATACGCCCCCAGGTACACCTGGGAGGAGGCCCGCACACGCACCATGGAATGGCTGGCCGACCAGCTGCCCAAGGAGAGGGAGCGGCTCAGGGCCAAGTAG